Genomic DNA from Gossypium hirsutum isolate 1008001.06 chromosome A01, Gossypium_hirsutum_v2.1, whole genome shotgun sequence:
attattttattggtgCAGCctgcttgtatttttttttccgGATTAGTATATGACCCGTGTAGAGATACAAAAATGGTATACAAAAATGGCAATTTATAATAGattactaacaaaatatttaataaaataattttacattactaaaaactcaccaaatactaaactgaacacaacaatttataacattatcctaaattactattaaattaattttaaaataattacaaacacaacaatttataacataatcctaaattactaacaaattaattttaaaataattataaaaaaattacatttatacaaaatattaactCAAAACCATAGACACTAaacataaacaatttataaataatagttaaaaaaatatttttgtgcGGGGCAGAGGAGGGGGAGGTAGTCATGGCTACCTGAGCGACTTGTCTCGGGTATTTTTACCCGTATTTTGACATGTTGATTGTATTTTAaccttatatatatttaaatattttttaataaaaataaaataataatattttacttgaagtgaaaaaaaatattttaatataaaaaaaagttgttgCGCCTATCAGATTGGCGCAACCCAAAAAAACATACAATTTTTGTATATAATTCAGTTGACAACCTATttcagtatttaaattttttaaattatttagatAAAAAACCAAATCCAAAAGTAACGGTGTTAATTCTTTACTGTTGAATTAAGAGGGCCAAGACTAGAAAAACACATACATGTGATAAAATTTGAACCTAAAACTacgggtctgtttgattgccagtaaaatattttccgtaaaatgatttttggaaaatgttttacttttctgtaaaatgatttactggaaaatattttctggtgtttgattgaatctgtgtaaaatattttcggctgtttggcagatttcctggaaatatttttcgaaaaaattgtttttacatatattgatatatattaataaatttttatattttaaattatttttacatatattgcaatgatttatttataataatactcaattattaagccacaatattaatcgttataaattgaaaaaaattaatatcaaataaattatttgtaattgtgttaaaaaaagtattgaataattaaaaaaataagttactGAAAAATCGATAAATAGAAGcaattttctaccggaaatgaaggaaggaatgaaggaggcgaaagagaggagagcacggaaaatgtcttacggaaattgaaagggtaagacattttccctaaaatataacccattttcccttgttttggagttcattttccaaatggaaaatgttttccgccaatcaaacgctggaaaagttagaaatgattttccggaaaatcaatttcttcaatcaaacagaccctacaTAACATCGTTTATCGCATTGGTTGTTTGTGtgcattaatattataatattttttaaaattacttaatgatttgaaaaatataTGATTTCACTTTAATCAAtgctattaaatgtgtttttacttaaaatatatttaagtttaaaataattttaatattatcgATATTAATAAGGTGACAGATCATATTTTGAAAGAAACTCGAGGCGAAATGGAacaattaattattcataaagaacCATTAGGTATTACGAGAGAtttattgaatgatgatatcTATCACGCTACCTATCCATTACTTGAGGAAGATTATTTTCGTGACAAATGACAGTTTATAAACTATGCcacatagaaaatttttttttgtcGAAACCAAGGTGTCCACTGCCGATAACAGTGACTAATCTTCTCATCACGGATGCTTCCCAAAGAGGTAAACGACTAGCAATAAAATGTGTTCCATTCCAATGAGtagaaatttcttttctttttggaacCTTATAAtgctatagtatatatataattgtctTCACCCACACAGTGAATATACTATAATCTAGTTTTCTTATTACGACTCTACTTATGcggtaaaaaaaatataaaagctaTCAATATCTTTAACAATAAGATTGAGATTTTGAGAATTTTAAGAACTCAAGTTCGAAGTTTCATATCACGCGCggattttcaattcaattttttttaattaaatctcgTATGCTTAAGAGAACTACATACTTAGATGAAACTAActgataataaaatattaaatatgtacaatattaaaatgaaaaaatgaattaaattgtaagaaaaatgaaattaaaatacgaagagacttttttttttaaatttctctaAACCAATTGGTAATCGATTGACTCGTAACACTAACTTAATCAAAAAATACTCTATTTAAATTTATTCTCGTATAAGTTGAAATATATTATGATTTTGAAGCACATGTGCATTGTAAGGGTATGGggttttaattataatttgtgattattttataaatatcattttcagaaaattttaaaacataatattaaaataatcgtTCTCGATTtccaatttttaacatttttcttatatatatattatatatcaccATCGGGAAAGCAATTTCGAATCAATTGAGCACTATAATGCACTGCAACTGCTAGTGTTGAATTTTAAGTGAAATTTTCAAAGCATTACTTCTTCGTAAAACGTAGGTTTCAACTTCTTTCAAGCCTTTCATCAAACATGGCATCTACATTTTAGTTTACCACTTTCTTTCTGACGATAAATGATGATTTGGGTTGGGTTTTTTTGGACGTAAACGCAGGTAAAGCAGTGTAACGGCGGCAGTGATGGGAGTGGCGGTGATCGGAGGTGGGATAAAAGGGTTGGTTTCGGCCTACGTACTGGTCAAAGCCGGCGTGGACGTGGTGGTTTACGAGAAAGAAGAGCAATTAGGCGGCCATGCAAAGACTGTTAAGTTCGATGCCGTTGATTTAGACCTTGGCTTTTTGTTTCTCAATCCAGTAAggcttttttctttgtttttaattattattattttgcattttttttaaaaataagcttATTATTAAAccaagtatatatataattagttaaaataaatcatattattgcgatagtatttttatattttaatatcatcGAGTTTAGTATAACGTGTTAATCggatatttatttgtatatttttaactGTAACATTACTCTTAATTAAGTAATTGGTTCAGTTGatgttttttttgtatatttttaactGTAACATCACTCTTAATTAAGTAATTGGTTCAGTTGATGTTTTTTTGTAACTGAATCACTCAAACTGTCGGTTTTTTATCCGATtgattagtttagtttaattaaataaaatactaaatattataaaaataaaaaaaattctaattcgACCGGTTAAACAGTCAAtttaatcaatttctcaatctgaTTCTATCGATTTATAGATCTAACTGATTTAACTTTTTTCTCTAAGTCATACTATCGGTTTGGTCTGATCCGGATCTATCAACCTTGGGTTACTAATAACCATTTTctcttattaaaaaaaaacctacatAAAATCGTACTAAAAAAAGGAAACACAAGCTTTGCCTAAAGTACACTCGAAAGttacaacttttttattttaaaaaagttgcAATTATATTGCATGCActtataaattatgttattagccCTGTGTTTtaaaaagttatgaatttaatcaatgtatttttttaaaatttaaaatttcaatactcACTAAATgataatcattaaatttattaaattatgttatttcaaaaatttaatgcattaaacatattatcatatatgtaatattatgtctgcttattatttttacatattactcactaaaagcTTGATTAATAGATTAACGACTGTCATTTGTGTCaatactgaaattttaaaatttgaaaagtataaggacttagaGCCAGTTTAGCATTACTTATAATAAACACTTTTGGGAcaaaaaaaacacttttgagaTAAAAACATTGTTAAATAAGACGCTTTTGAGCTTTTGCTCACAAGCGTTTTTGGgacaaaaaaagtaattttttaaccaaaagcaaaaacataaaattttaggttttgcTCACAAGTGCCTTTTGGCCCAGAAATACTTTTTGAGAAGTAATGTTAAATTAAGTCTTAGAATGATCTAATtagataatataaattaaatctacAATTGTACATATAGGACAAGACTGGTAATTAAATTTAACCTAATGGATTAACAACTAGTGTTTAGATGagaaccaaaattttaaattttgaaaagtataataactaaaatttatcaaaataaaatattaaaattaaatttacaattttaataaaGTGTAAGGATTAATAGCAGAATTTTACATACATGCACACCCTTACCTTAGTACTAAAACATTTAAGTATGATTTGATTGGTCTGTCACTTGTCTGTCGGTGTGGGATTAGGATCTTTGTACTTTTAATATTACTGCACAAACAGTTTCACCCACGTCATTAGTGTTCATGGTATTCAATCACCTCTTACgaaaattaagtaaatattttttcgtatttaaaataatcattgaatattatttttaaattataaatatgttttaaatacgtgattttatatgtatatgtgtacgTGATAAAATTGTTAGTATGtataaaaagtgaaaatatttaagagatccttgtattATTGGAACTGTTTTAAATTagtctatttatattattaaacgGATTGGTTTAatctttatactattaaaaaaaattaaataaggtcaaattaaaatataattaatatttactgtTTCACAgagttcatttttttaaaaatttttttggttttataataaaatattttatttaaaattaaattacaattgataaaaaataaatttttaagacaaattttatataaaataatattaactctatttcaatttaaactcatataattttttttaataatatagaaattaaattaattaatttaataatagagggacaATATCAGGTCTGTAACACCTTTGAGTTGAAATGTGGACCAACCTCATTAATTAAGTCAACGCTAACTGTTttactataaatttaattattttactattaaataagtctaaattttaacaaattaatataattattatttaaaaatatatgatttaatccttaaaaaataatttaaataagtataaaaattttaaaaatatttactctattaaataatatataatattattttaatctaTAAATGTTTACTCTAAATTTAGTCGTATTTAAATCtttttaatagaataataatttatttaataattaaatgactaatttgataatttcgtaatttatttaataatgttTGTGGTATACGAAACACTGCATGAAATTTATTAATTGTATGAAAAAAAACATGACAGGCAAGATATGCAACACTGTTGGATATGTTCGACAGCCTTGATGTTGATGTAGAAACATCCGATGTTTCATTCTCTATAAGCCATGACAAAGGCAACAATGGCTATGAATGGTGCAGTCAATATGGATTTTCCAATTACTTTGCTCAAAAGAAGAAACTGTTGAACCCTTTCAATTGGCAAAACCTCAGAGAGATCATCAAATTCAGCAACGATGTCGAAAGGTTAGCTATTGCCTCTTCCAAGCTATCTTacattattacatgttttaaccAAATGAAACATTTTGGACATTGTGTGTTGCAGTTACCTTGGATCACTTGAGAACAACCCAGACATTGATCGTACTGAGACCTTGGGACAGTTTATAAAATCAAAGGGCtactctgaaaattttcaaaacacttACCTGGTGAGCATTTTATCTCactattgagttttttttttatatatatattacttatgGGAATTAATCAATGGGAAATGTTGAAATTTGAGTAGGCTCCAATATGTGGTTCAATGTGGTCAAGCTCCAAGGAAGATGTTATGAGCTTTTCAGCTTTTTCCATCCTTTCATTTTGCCGTACTCATCATTTGTACCAGGTGCTTGATTATTTTCCTAAATGGATACTACTTAGTCTTTATATATGGCTATCATATTGTAGGCTTAATTTGCATTAGACTCTTCCTATATAAAACTCAATGTGTCGGTTTCGTTTGTTgatctttttgttttccttttccaTCTTCAGCAATTTGGGCAGCCACAGTGGTTGACTATCAAAGGGCACTCACATTTTGTTAAAAGGGTGAGCATTTTTCTAGTTTCCTAAACTCTCCACATACGGTTCTATTGATGTAAGCTAATTAAAAGTATAATCCAATTCAATGAAATCAGGTTAGTGAAGTGCTGGAGACTAAAGGTTGTCAATTTAAACTTGGTTGTGAAGTACAATCTGTTTTGCCTGCTGATAATGGTGAGTGCTTGCCTCGAAAATCATCCATCTTTCAATATTTACCAGGAAAAATATGACTTTTTCATATCAGATTTTACAGACCCCTGAGGATAGTTGTGTATAAATGGATTGACAGGTACCACCATGGTCTGTGGAGATGGTTTTCAAGAAACTTACAATGGATGCATAATGGCTGTTGATGCTCCCACTGCCCTAAAATTATTAGGAAATCAAGCAACATTTGAAGAAACAAGAGTACTGGGTGCTTTCCAATATGCTACCAGGTACTAAAATTTGTACTCCCTCGTTGATCTGTTTGCCTTCGAACGTCTCAAAATTAATATGCAAGTATAATCTAATCTATTTTGCACGTTCTTTAGTTTATTTAAAGTGAGCTACTAAAATTCATGAAATCTAATCAATTGTTTCTGTTGGCAGTGATATTTTCCTTCACCGGGATAGTACTTTAATGCCACAAAACAAATCAGCTTGGAGTGCATTGAATTTTCTCAATAGTAGCAAAAATAATGCATTCTTAACATACTGGCTCAATGCATTACAGGTATGTCAAAAAATTAAGTTTGCTAATATTGTCTAACATCTAGGGAAGCATAGAAGATTCTTGTCAGATACCATTTATTTCAtcagaattactaaaatacttgGTTGTTTATCCAGTTATAACTTGAGTAATGCTGAGTGGTTCTTATTCTTTTTACAGTATATTGGGAAAACAAGTGAGCCATTTTTTGTGACTGTCAATCCAGACCATACCCCGAAGAATACCTTGCTTAAGTGGTCGACTGGCCATGCAATTCCCTCTGTTGCTGCATCAAAAGCTTCACTTGAGCTTGGTCAGATTCAGGGGAAGAGAGGAATCTGGTTCTGTGGTGAGATCCTCATGAAATTAGTTAACATTTTGGACCAAAATTTTGGGGAGAAGTAAATTATCAAGGGATGAAACTAGCTCTTTTAGTTCTCTTCCACTAGCTATAGATTTGTGAAGTATTATTGCTACTGTTATGGTGCTGTGCTTTTATATTTCTTGTGTTCTAAAACCTTCATTAGCTGTCATTATAAGATAATAAAGCACGATGTCAACTGCCTCTCGTCTGAGTATCTGTTTTACAATTATTTCAGGCTATGACTTCAATCAGGATGAACTAAAGGTACCTCTACCTAGTAATTTCTGCTTATTTTCAACTCTTAACAAGCAAGATAAATTCCTTTAGTTTAGGCTGCAATGAAAGTACAAGAATCCACAAAGCATGTTTCTAAGGTGCTCTTTTTTTCTCAGGCTGGTATGGATGCTGCACATGGTATCTTGGGAAAGCATTCTTCTGTTCTGCACAGTCCAAAGAATATGTCACCCTCTTTCATGGAAACAACGGCACGCCTCTTTGTTACTAAATTCTTTCAACAATATATATCTATGGGCTGCGTAACGTGAGTTCTTAAATATAATCACTCAATGTTAGTTCACTGCATGTTTTTCTACTTGAATTTGACACAATTGACCATGTGGCTATCATCAGTTTCTTAGAGGAAGGAGGCAGAATTTTCACTTTCAAAGGAAACATGGAAAAGTGTCCTCTTAAAACAGTTCTGAAAGTGCATAATCCTCAGTTTTACTGGAGGGTACACACCACACATTACTTAATTCTTAATTCAGTTGGATTACTTGTTAATATTAAACTCTATTGTCACCTTTGCTTATGAGCATTATATGTGCTTTCCCTCCAGATCATGAAAGAAGCTGATATAGGCCTTGCAGATGCATATATCCATggagatttttcttttcttgatgaAACTGAAGGCCTTCTTAATCTTTTCCGGGTAAGAAAATGTTATCGAGATCTGTTCCTATACATACAATAGAAATTAGGTTTGTTATGATTTATCATAATCTTCATTGATAACTTTGCAGATTCTTGTTGCCAATAAAGAGAACTCAGCTGCCTCAGGATCGAATAAAAGAAGGTTCATTATAAGCTTGAAGAAGAATCTAGATTGCAATACTGGTAGAATCCATAAATAAAACCGGTTTATTAAGCATGGACATTTATTTGGTTGCAGGACTTGGTGGTCACCTGCTCTGTTAACAGCTAGTATATCATCTGCAAAGTATTTTGTGAAGCATCTCTTAAGACAAAATACTATTACACAAGCTCGTAGGAACATTTCTCGTCATTATGATCTGGTAAGTGATCATGACTCCAATACCGACATATTAGAACGACATAGAGTATTCAACCTCcaacatgttatttttattacaCAGTTGCAAACTCTATCCGGATAACTCTTTGTTAAAGAACTATTTGTCTTTGTAATTCGGTGTTACCTAGTGCTACCAACAAAGAAGACTATTTGCAATAGGATTTATCGAATCAAAGCTAACTAATTCCCTGCTAATTGTGTTTGCAGAGTAATGAACTTTTCACTCTATACTTGGGTAAAATGATGCAATACTCTTCTGGAGTCTTTAGGGTCAGTAtcccaatttctataatttttttctttaaagtgTATGAACAAAGGACTTGTTTTCCATGTCATGTTGGGATTTTATCCTTTTCGAGATTTGTGACACTAATATTAAGTTGCTTTACAGACGGGAGAAGAACATTTGGACGTTGCACAGCGTAGAAAAATCAGTTCTCTAATTGAGAAAGTGAGAATCCGAGATGATCTAATCCgcattcttcattttttttttgctacGATCATTTATTTGATTGTGTTGTTTTCTGTATATACAGGCAAGGATAGAGAAATGGCACGAAGTTCTCGACATTGGGTGCGGTTGGGGAAGTTTAGCTATTGAAACTGTGAAAAGAACAGGATGCAAATATACTGGCATCACTCTATCAGAACAGCAACTGAAATATGCTCAAGAAAAAGTGAAGGAAGCTGGACTCCAGGTATCCATGTCTGAAAATGGCTTCTGTCTGCAAACTTCTTGTTCTTTTAGACTTAGTGAAAAAACAATTTGCACCTTCTTTTCCCATAGTTAACAAGTTTTTATCATCAGGATAACATCAAAATACTTCTCTGTGACTATCGTCAGTTACCTAAGGAACACCAATTTGACAGAATCATATCTGTGTAAGTTATAAATTCCGTCAGTTAACTATAATTAATAGTGACATGTCatatagtttttaatattttgcaATTATATCCTTTAGAGAGATGGTAGAACATGTTGGTGAAGAATATATTGAGGAGTTTTACAGATGCTGTGACCAATTACTGAAAGAAGATGGACTTTTTGTTCTTCAGGTAATGTTAAAATGGTGAAAATAGTACTTTTGCCTTTGTATTAGCTTTTATAGTAACTTCAAAACTCCAATTAtctgttcttcattgcttttttTCCCATTAACGTCCAAGAGTGGtcttctttttttgtattttttttcagtTCATATCTATCCCAGAAGAGCTTTCCAAAGAAATCCAGCAAACAGCAGGTTTTCTAAAGGAATATATATTCCCCGGTGGAACCCTGCTTTCTTTGGATAGGAATTTATCAGCCATGGCTGCTGCAACAAGATTCAGGTAACATTCATTGTTGTTTAGACAAATCAGTGATGCTTTGTCCTTTGTTCTACAATACAAATTGACCAAGTATTATTATGAGTGCAGTGTGGAGCATGTGGAAAATATAGGAATGAGTTATTACCACACACTGAGATGGTGGAGAAAACTTTTCCTGGAAAACACAAGGTACCTACATATTGTGCCAATTTTGATTCGCATGAAAATCGAGTTTGGGGTTCAATGAAAACTAACATATTTTGTTTTCCTCTTCAGCAAAGTTCTAGCTCTGGGATTCGACGAGAAGTTCATGAGGACATGGGAATACTATTTCGATTACTGCGCTGCCGGTTTTAAGACAGGAACCCTTATAGATTACCAGGTAAAACTCCATACATGTCTGTTAATGCTATGTGAACCTAAGATGTTAAAGCTAAGATATTAATCCATTTGTGTATGTGATTGCAGGTTGTATTTTCGCGGGCCGGAAATTTCGGTACACTCGGAGATCCATACAAAGGTTTCCCTTCTGCATACTCCTTCATGGATGATTGAACAAAGTGTGGTTGAACATTGATCCAAAGAAGCAAACAAAATTATCACCACATGCCAGTGTTAAGAACAACCTATCTCCCTAGTCCCTACTTTTCTTTATTATGGCTATGTTTGCAATGCAAGAATAAGCAAACATTGTAATGTCAATAAAGTTTGCACTTTTGTAGACTGGATGGATGTTATCAATGAAGTACCTAGTTTATAAGTATTATTGCCTTGGTCACAACTTTTTGAGGTATAATTCATACCATACATGCATGCAagcaatacatatatatattacctaTATGAACATAACTCGTTGATACTAAGTACCAACAAGGAGCAAAAGATGATGGTAATGTGATCCGATTCCTTCGTGAAGGATGAAGAGCTGAATGGTAAGGCTGAAGGAGGTCGAGACGAGGAAGAAGGAAGAGAATCCCTTTCTCTCGTGTGCCTAGACTTATATAGTAGGTCATCCTTTGTCTCATCAATGCTTGTTTGGCATCTAATCACTAACCTTTGATCGATCCGCACACCTATACGGTCCACCATGTGGCACTGTGAGACAAAGGGATTCTCCAAGTCATTCTCCTCCTTCTTCCTCGTCTCGATGTTCTTCAGCCTCACCATTTGGCTCTCCACCCTACATCAGTGAACCAGACCACATCACCACCATCTTCTCCACTTTGTTGGGGGTAAAAGTGCCATGGAGGCCCTTCTATTATGAGCCAAATTATATTTTACCCCTCTATTGAAaaaagtagaaatggatgaaaattttaattgaaagaaTCAGGATTAATTTGCTCAATTTTGAGTAAAGAGGCCTTCTATTATGAGCCAGATTATATTTTACCCCTCTACTGAAaaaagtagaaatggatgaaaattttaattgaaagaaTCAGGATTAATTTGCTCAATTTTGAGTAAAGAGGCAAAATACAATCTAAGTCTACGGTACTTTTAGCCTTTGTTGGGGTACTTAGTATCAACATAGCTTAATAAAGAAAATTTCACTACAACAATAACAATAAGATCAAATCAACCAGAGAGGCAATCTAATTCCATAGTTAAGTAACGATTAACAAGTAAGAAAAATGTATGGTTATATAATCAAAATGGATAACTCTTCAAAGAGGTAATATATGTACTAAGACTAGTTGAGGGTTCaaaaaacatacacaaaattaCACATTTCACTCCATCTCAAGTTCATGAACAGGGCGCATCAATAAATTATCTGTAGATTCAAGCTGAGCCAACAATGGACCACTTGTGTCTTCACACCTCAAATTCTTAAAGCTTGACAAAATCCCAAACCCAACAAAACTGataatcataatcaaaatccCATGAACAGCAAACAAAAGATTCACCAAAGCCACACCTCTCATAATATCATCTTCAAGCTCACAATGGACATCAGCATTAGGACTACGAGGCAAAACTTCCATTTTCTTACACCCTTCGAAAACAAAAGCATCAGTGTATAAACATAACCCAGTTTGTAATAACCAAGTCCCTTTAAAAACCAATCCAAAACACAACAAAAACTCAGCAAAAAAAGCAGTTTTTTTAACAGACAAAACCAAACAACACCCGGCACAAAGGAGGGTTAATTGAGCAAGCAAGTTATAAACGATAGTACCAAGACCAGTTATACCAACACCAATGAAATAATACTCAACAAGAAAAGCTATACAAGCGTAAAGAAAGATGAAACTTTCATTAAAAAGGAGATGATCAAGGGAATCATAAAGAACAAGGAAAATAATGAGTATCCAAAACAGAGAAAGGCTTGAAAATTGCTGGAAGAAGGAGAAACGATACGTGGAATGGCCTGAAAGTGATGAAAAAATGAAGATTTCGGCAAAAGAAGCAAGGGGAAGAGCAACGGCGAGGATGTAAAGATCTAAGTTTTTCCATTTGGGATTGGAGAAATACCATGGTTTTGATTTGAATAAAGATGGGTTTTTTAAGAAATGGGATGATGAACAAAGGAAACGTCGGATGCCAATTGGGGTAAAGAAGAGACTTGCTAACAAATGGGTTTCTAAAGAAGCCATTGTTGGATTTTGGAGTCGGGAATTGTTTTTTCTGCTTATTTTTGATGAATCGATGATGGTGGTGGGTTGCAATGGGAATGTTGTTCTTCTTGGTCGGATCGGTAGAGCTgactttttcaatttcaatttttattttttgggtatAATTCTGGTTCTAGTCCCTATTAGGTACCTGTAATTATAAATATGGATAagtctttgtactttttaaaatttggagTTAAGTCCCTATATTTTATTTCCAGGAATTTAATCCATTactttttcagatttcaaaattcatgtCTAACTATTAacactcttaatttttttattaaattcaagttaaatacaatgttatttttttaattacatggctttaagtaaatttttctatttaaaaatatcacaccaagaaatttaattaaaataactgTATAAGGACtagatttcaaatttttaaaaagttcgAAGACTTGTATTAACCTTATAAATAATATCTGTGTGAATATAATTAGAATGGAAGGGTTAATACActatttcatacttaaatttgACTTCAATGTTCACTTTGGTACCTGATTTCTTTTCCATTCTATACTTGATTTTGTTTTTgtcttaatttggtacctaagtttgGTTTTAActttcaatttggtacctatatTTTTTTACCTATATTTTTTCTTTgtctcaattaaatacttatgtttttttattagagCTTACGTGCGTAATATCCATTGAGCCACGTAACACgtaatgttatttattttatgtattaaacTAAACATTGAAATCAAACTTatgtaccaaataatatattaactcaGAATGAAATCAATACAAAGCACAATCAAACTAAAATCTAGAATATATTCAGGCTCCAATGGTGGATTTAAACCTAAGGTAGATTTATGTTGaccttataatttttttaatagtacaCAATTAGAAGGTTAGTACACACACGTAGGTAGAAATATATCCGCACTACAcattatgtcaaaaaaaaaactatccaAAGAAAGACCTACCATTTGCTCCTCGAAAACTCAAACTCAAGTGAATTCTATAGGTTAACAACTCGTTAACCGTATAATTATCATACATATCT
This window encodes:
- the LOC121232273 gene encoding uncharacterized protein isoform X1, which encodes MGVAVIGGGIKGLVSAYVLVKAGVDVVVYEKEEQLGGHAKTVKFDAVDLDLGFLFLNPARYATLLDMFDSLDVDVETSDVSFSISHDKGNNGYEWCSQYGFSNYFAQKKKLLNPFNWQNLREIIKFSNDVESYLGSLENNPDIDRTETLGQFIKSKGYSENFQNTYLAPICGSMWSSSKEDVMSFSAFSILSFCRTHHLYQQFGQPQWLTIKGHSHFVKRVSEVLETKGCQFKLGCEVQSVLPADNGTTMVCGDGFQETYNGCIMAVDAPTALKLLGNQATFEETRVLGAFQYATSDIFLHRDSTLMPQNKSAWSALNFLNSSKNNAFLTYWLNALQYIGKTSEPFFVTVNPDHTPKNTLLKWSTGHAIPSVAASKASLELGQIQGKRGIWFCGYDFNQDELKAGMDAAHGILGKHSSVLHSPKNMSPSFMETTARLFVTKFFQQYISMGCVTFLEEGGRIFTFKGNMEKCPLKTVLKVHNPQFYWRIMKEADIGLADAYIHGDFSFLDETEGLLNLFRILVANKENSAASGSNKRRTWWSPALLTASISSAKYFVKHLLRQNTITQARRNISRHYDLSNELFTLYLGKMMQYSSGVFRTGEEHLDVAQRRKISSLIEKARIEKWHEVLDIGCGWGSLAIETVKRTGCKYTGITLSEQQLKYAQEKVKEAGLQDNIKILLCDYRQLPKEHQFDRIISVEMVEHVGEEYIEEFYRCCDQLLKEDGLFVLQFISIPEELSKEIQQTAGFLKEYIFPGGTLLSLDRNLSAMAAATRFSVEHVENIGMSYYHTLRWWRKLFLENTSKVLALGFDEKFMRTWEYYFDYCAAGFKTGTLIDYQVVFSRAGNFGTLGDPYKGFPSAYSFMDD
- the LOC121232273 gene encoding tuberculostearic acid methyltransferase UfaA1 isoform X2, producing the protein MLPGYDFNQDELKAGMDAAHGILGKHSSVLHSPKNMSPSFMETTARLFVTKFFQQYISMGCVTFLEEGGRIFTFKGNMEKCPLKTVLKVHNPQFYWRIMKEADIGLADAYIHGDFSFLDETEGLLNLFRILVANKENSAASGSNKRRTWWSPALLTASISSAKYFVKHLLRQNTITQARRNISRHYDLSNELFTLYLGKMMQYSSGVFRTGEEHLDVAQRRKISSLIEKARIEKWHEVLDIGCGWGSLAIETVKRTGCKYTGITLSEQQLKYAQEKVKEAGLQDNIKILLCDYRQLPKEHQFDRIISVEMVEHVGEEYIEEFYRCCDQLLKEDGLFVLQFISIPEELSKEIQQTAGFLKEYIFPGGTLLSLDRNLSAMAAATRFSVEHVENIGMSYYHTLRWWRKLFLENTSKVLALGFDEKFMRTWEYYFDYCAAGFKTGTLIDYQVVFSRAGNFGTLGDPYKGFPSAYSFMDD
- the LOC107936105 gene encoding uncharacterized protein gives rise to the protein MASLETHLLASLFFTPIGIRRFLCSSSHFLKNPSLFKSKPWYFSNPKWKNLDLYILAVALPLASFAEIFIFSSLSGHSTYRFSFFQQFSSLSLFWILIIFLVLYDSLDHLLFNESFIFLYACIAFLVEYYFIGVGITGLGTIVYNLLAQLTLLCAGCCLVLSVKKTAFFAEFLLCFGLVFKGTWLLQTGLCLYTDAFVFEGCKKMEVLPRSPNADVHCELEDDIMRGVALVNLLFAVHGILIMIISFVGFGILSSFKNLRCEDTSGPLLAQLESTDNLLMRPVHELEME